In Phoenix dactylifera cultivar Barhee BC4 chromosome 11, palm_55x_up_171113_PBpolish2nd_filt_p, whole genome shotgun sequence, the following are encoded in one genomic region:
- the LOC108511380 gene encoding uncharacterized protein LOC108511380 yields the protein MDDEIILESLGSLWFFSNILSPSSPITCINAKNTHDSHPSDPRKPKQPGPTTQILQSHQLKSPDICVQAVGKGAGSGEQATKPENHEASKYPKESFMEQRKKKSNREQGMKKLHRFKEEFTVLGLSFGELGPDGRRPFYTSWKQQRMARSYGLRQPFRCHNMPPLSDGLAMKEHLKSWAHAVACTVR from the coding sequence ATGGATGATGAGATCATCTTAGAAAGCCTAGGCTCCCTCTGGTTCTTCTCCAATATCCTCTCACCATCTTCTCCCATTACTTGCATCAATGCAAAGAATACCCATGACTCTCATCCCAGTGACCCTCGAAAGCCAAAACAACCGGGACCAACTACTCAAATCCTTCAGTCCCACCAACTTAAATCTCCAGACATCTGTGTCCAAGCTGTAGGGAAAGGCGCAGGATCGGGCGAGCAAGCAACAAAACCAGAGAATCATGAAGCATCCAAATATCCGAAAGAGTCCTTCATGGagcagaggaagaaaaagagcaaCCGAGAACAGGGTATGAAGAAATTACACAGGTTTAAGGAGGAGTTCACGGTTTTGGGTTTGAGCTTTGGCGAATTGGGGCCAGATGGTAGAAGACCATTCTATACatcttggaagcagcaaagaATGGCGAGGTCGTATGGGCTGAGGCAGCCATTTCGTTGTCACAATATGCCCCCACTGAGTGATGGTTTGGCCATGAAGGAGCACCTTAAATCATGGGCTCATGCTGTTGCATGCACCGTCAGATAA
- the LOC103708976 gene encoding chaperone protein dnaJ C76, chloroplastic, which produces MAQLLSPLCADSLVKFQSPSPSFLCFGNRRRSLAQTAHHRRRRRCFRRRRRDVRITAVAGDSFSEDDIADDYYAVLGLLPDATPQQIKKAYYNCMKACHPDLSGNDSEITNFCMFINEVYTVLSDPVQRMVYDEIHGYALTAINPFLDDTAPKDHAFVDEFSCIGCKNCANVAPDTFWIEEDFGRARVCSQSGDPELVQQAIDSCPVDCIHWTSAAQISLLEDEMRRMERVNVGLMLAGMGGSSIDVFRMASSRWQKRQTKILEKAKLRMMKQKDSDKSGAWSDLWGKPKSYQNREEEAKERAKTAAAASRRWREYSRRGADRPPTFKLPEAISNKE; this is translated from the exons ATGGCCCAATTGCTCTCGCCGCTTTGTGCGGACTCGCTCGTCAAATTCCAGAGCCCTTCGCCGTCGTTCCTCTGCTTCGGAAACCGGCGGCGGAGCTTAGCGCAGACTGCccaccaccgccgccgccgccgctgcttcAGGAGGCGGAGAAGAGATGTCAGGATCACCGCCGTAGCAGGTGATTCGTTCTCGGAAGATGATATAGCGGATGACTATTACGCCGTTCTTGGACTG CTGCCAGATGCCACTCCTCAGCAGATAAAGAAAGCTTACTACAATTGCATGAAAGCATGCCATCCAGACTTGAGTGGAAATGATTCAGAGATCACAAACTTTTGTATGTTCATCAATGAAGTTTATACG GTGCTTAGTGATCCTGTGCAGCGTATGGTATATGATGAAATTCATGGGTATGCATTGACCGCTATCAACCCTTTCTTGGATGACACTGCCCCAAAGGATCATGCATTTGTTGATGAGTTTAGTTGCATAG GATGTAAAAATTGTGCCAATGTGGCCCCAGATACATtttggattgaagaggactttggACGAGCGAGAGTCTGCAGCCAATCTGGTGATCCTGAGTTGGTTCAACAAGCAATTGATAGTTG CCCAGTTGATTGCATTCATTGGACTTCTGCTGCCCAAATTTCTCTCCTTGAAGATGAAATGCGCAGAATGGAGAGAGTGAAT GTTGGGCTAATGCTTGCAGGAatgggaggttcatccattgATGTCTTTAGAATG GCAAGTTCACGGTGGCAGAAGCGGCAAACAAAAATCCTG GAAAAAGCTAAGTTGCGAATGATGAAACAAAAGGACTCTGATAAAAGTGGGGCTTGGAGTGATCTTTGGGGAAAGCCAAAAAGTTACCAAAATAGAG AGGAGGAAGCAAAGGAGAGAGCTAAGACAGCTGCAGCAGCATCCAGAAGGTGGAGAGAATATTCAAGGAGGGGCGCAGATAGACCTCCCACCTTCAAACTTCCAGAGGCAATTTCTAACAAGGAATGA